Proteins found in one Plectropomus leopardus isolate mb chromosome 9, YSFRI_Pleo_2.0, whole genome shotgun sequence genomic segment:
- the hvcn1 gene encoding voltage-gated hydrogen channel 1, which yields MARYLSYFTTVGDKEPLQWEDVELHAASEELSPATGQFPTTLTFRESLQRLYSSERFQVLVVCLVVLDAIFVLAEVLIDLSIINVKHGHIAPEVFHYLSLALLTFFMVELSGKLYAYRLEFFQHKFEVFDGVVVVVSFVLDIAVIFLEEAFTGMSLLILLRLWRVARIINGILVSVKTRADQKVHKLKESYDHLVQRVTELQERSDKLEQENQKLQALLKKNGIDS from the exons ATGGCTCGGTACCTGAGCTATTTCACCACTGTGGGCGATAAGGAGCCGCTCCAGTGGGAGGATGTAGAGCTGCACGCGGCCAGCGAGGAGCTGAGTCCAGCCACTGGCCAGTTTCCAACAACGCTGACCTTCAGGGAGTCATTGCAAAGACTCTACAGCTCCGAACGGTTCCAG GTGTTGGTGGTGTGTTTGGTAGTCCTGGATGCCATCTTTGTTCTGGCGGAGGTGCTGATAGATCTGTCCATCATCAATGTGAAACATGGCCACATTGCTCCAGAG GTGTTTCACTACCTGAGCCTGGCTCTTCTCACATTCTTCATGGTGGAGCTGTCTGGGAAGCTGTATGCTTACCGTCTGGAGTTCTTCCAGCACAAGTTTGAGGTGTTTGatggtgtggtggtggtggtctCCTTCGTGTTGGACATCGCGGTCATCTTCCTTGAAGAGGCCTTCACTGGGATGAGTCTCCTCATCCTGCTGCGACTCTGGAGGGTGGCGAGAATTATCAATG GTATCCTGGTTTCAGTGAAGACGCGTGCAGACCAGAAGGTCCACAAGCTGAAGGAGAGCTATGACCACCTCGTTCAAAGAGTCACAGAGCTACAGGAGCGCAGTGATAAACTG GAACAAGAGAACCAGAAACTTCAAGCTCTCCTGAAGAAGAACGGCATAGACTCCTAA